Proteins encoded by one window of Ovis canadensis isolate MfBH-ARS-UI-01 breed Bighorn chromosome 14, ARS-UI_OviCan_v2, whole genome shotgun sequence:
- the GEMIN7 gene encoding gem-associated protein 7: protein MMQTPLATPVPVLRLPRGPDGSNRGFAPDGRRAPLKPEVPEVLEPPASREFQEQQARASLRERYLRSLLAMVGRPVCFTLHEGVQVIAHFGATDLDVANFYVSQLQTPIGVQAEALLRCSDIISYTFKP, encoded by the coding sequence ATGATGCAGACTCCGCTGGCCACTCCCGTGCCTGTGCTCCGGCTCCCCCGGGGTCCTGATGGCTCAAACCGAGGCTTTGCTCCCGATGGACGCAGAGCCCCCCTGAAACCGGAAGTCCCTGAAGTCCTGGAGCCTCCAGCATCTCGGGAATTCCAGGAACAGCAGGCTCGAGCCTCCCTTCGGGAGCGCTACCTCCGCAGCCTGCTGGCCATGGTGGGGCGCCCGGTGTGCTTCACTTTGCACGAGGGTGTGCAGGTGATTGCCCACTTCGGAGCCACCGACCTGGACGTGGCCAATTTCTACGTGTCGCAGCTGCAGACTCCAATAGGCGTGCAGGCTGAAGCACTGCTCCGGTGTAGTGACATTATCTCCTACACCTTCAAGCCATAA